The Siansivirga zeaxanthinifaciens CC-SAMT-1 region AGAAGATAAAGCCATCTTAAGAGGCATCAACCTAGAAGTTAAACCAGGTGAAGTACACGCTATTATGGGACCAAACGGTTCTGGTAAAAGCACCTTATCATCTGTAATTGCTGGTAAAGAAGAATATGAAGTTACCGATGGTGAAATCATTTTCGAAAATGAAGATATCGCCGAATTAGCTGCCGAAGAACGCGCACACAAAGGCATCTTTTTATCGTTTCAGTATCCTGTTGAAATTCCTGGAGTATCTGTAACCAACTTCATGAAAACAGCAATTAACGAAACACGAAAAGCTAAAGGTCTAGACGAAATGCCGGCTAAAGATATGCTTAAGCTTATCCGTGAAAAATCGGAATTATTAGAAATCGATAGAAAATTTTTATCGCGCTCATTAAACGAAGGTTTTTCTGGTGGAGAGAAAAAGCGTAACGAAATTTTCCAAATGGCAATGCTAGAACCAAAATTAGCTATCCTAGACGAAACCGATTCTGGTTTAGATATCGATGCTCTGCGTATTGTTGCCAATGGCGTTAACAAACTTAAAAGTAAAGACAATGCTGTTATTGTAATTACACACTACCAACGTTTGTTAGACTATATCGTGCCTGATTTTGTGCATGTTTTGTATAACGGACGCATTGTTAAATCTGGCGGAAAAGAACTAGCGCACGAGTTAGAAGAAAAAGGATACGACTGGATTAAAGAAGAAGTAAACGCGTAAATTAAGTACACAGCTTCAGTCGCAGTTAACATAAATAAAACTGAGACAGAGACTGAAAACTGAACAACAATGGATTTAAAAGATAAATTAATAACATCATTTTTAGCTTTCGAAGAAGCCGTAGACGTTAATACATACGTGCACGATTTAAGAAGTGATGCCATAAAAATATTTGAAGAAAAAGGCTTTCCTTCAAAAAAAGAAGAAGCCTGGAAATACACCTCTTTAAATAGCGTTTTAAAACAAGATTACAATCTGTTTCCTAAAAAGGAAAACGCCATAGAATACAGCGACGTAAAAAAATATTTTATCCATGATATAGACAGTTATAAAATTGTTTTCATCGACGGCAAATATTCGTCACATCTATCAAGAACAACACACGATGGCATGGATATCTGCTTAATGTCGGCAGCATTTTCTAAACCTAAATACCGCTTAATTATTGAAAATTATTTCAATAAAGCAGCTACTAAAGACAGTTTGCCATCTTTAAATACAGCATTCTCTAGCGAGGGGGCTTACATTCATATTCCAAAAAATAAAATAGTTGAAAAGCCTATTCAAATTATTTACTTTTCAACAGGAGATGAATCGGCAATCATGTTACAACCACGTAACCTTATTGTGGTCGACGAGAATTCGCATGTTCAAATTATAGAACGCCACCAAAGCTTGTCAGACAATGCAGTGCTAACCAATAGTGTTACCGAAGTATTTACAGCAAAACGCGCCATTGTCGATTATTATAAAATACAAAACGACAACGAAAACGCCACCTTGCTAGACAATACCTTTATTAGTCAAAAACAAGAAAGTCATGCATCGGTGCACACTTTTGCCTTTGGCGGAAAGCTTATTCGTAACAATTTAAACTTCTACCAAAACGGCGAACGCATCGATTCTACATTAAAAGGTGTAACCATTATTGGCGACAAACAACATGTAGATCACAACACTTTGGTACATCATATCGAGCCTAATTGCGAAAGCCACCAGGACTATAAAGGTATTTTCACAGATGCTTCAACAGGCGTTTTTAACGGTAAAATTATTGTCGAAAAAGAAGCTCAAAAAACCAATGCTTTTCAAGCAAACAACAATATTTTATTAAGCGACAAAGCATCCATTAACACCAAACCGCAATTAGAAATTTTTGCCGACGATGTAAAATGTTCTCACGGTTGTACCATTGGACAATTAGACGAAAGCGCCATGTTTTACATGCGTTCTCGAGGCATCCCAGAAAAAGAAGCCAAAGGACTTTTAATGTATGCCTTTAGTAATAACGTATTAAGTTCGGTTAAAATACCAGAAATTAAGCAACGTATTACCAAAATAATAGCCAACAAATTAGGTGTAAATATTGGTTTCGATTTGTAATAAACATCAAGAACTCGAATTATTAATTTTTTAAGGAGCTCATCCCGCTTTCGGCAGTCGCTCTCTGCGAGGAGCTCCAACAAATGCCTCAATCGGGGCTAAACCATCTGCTATGTTCAATGTAGAAAACATACGAAAAGACTTCCCCATACTTTCACGAAAAGTAAATGGAAAAGACCTCGTGTATTTAGATAATGCAGCAACATCACAAACGCCAAAACAAGTTATCGATGTTATTGTAGATTATTATTCAAACTACAACGCCAACATACACCGTGGAGTTCACGCCTTAAGCCAAGAAGCTACAGATAAATACGAACAGGCAAGACATAAAATACAGGCACATTTTAATGCCAAACATGCCCACGAAATTATTTTCACCTCTGGTACAACACACAGCATCAATTTAGTTGCAAATGGCTTTACAAGTATTTTAAAACCAGAAGACAATATAATTGTATCAGCACTAGAGCATCATAGCAATATCGTGCCATGGCAAATGCTTTGTGAGCGTACCGGCGCCCAGTTAAAAGTCATCCCAATGAACCAAGCTGGCGAATTAATAATGTCTCAATACGATAACTTGCTCACAGAAAACACCAAGCTTGTTTTTGTAAATCATGTTTCAAATGCCTTAGGCACCATAAACCCTATAGAATACATTATTGAAAAAGCACACCAAGTTGGCGCCGCAGTTTTAATAGATGGCGCACAATCTACACCTCATATAAAACCAGATGTACAAGCCTTAAATGTCGATTTTTATGTAGCCTCGGCTCATAAATTGTGTGGACCAACGGGTCAAGGCATGTTATATGGTAAAGAAGATTGGTTAAAAAAATTACCTCCATACCAAGGTGGTGGCGAAATGATTGCCGAAGTAACCTTCGAAAAAACAACTTATGCCGATTTACCACATAAATTCGAAGCAGGAACACCCAATATTTGTGGCGGTATCGCCTTTGGAGCAGCAATAGATTATATGAATAGCATAGGTTTTGAAGCCATAGCAAATTATGAGCACGAACTTTTAGAATATGCTACGGCACAATTATTACAAATAGAAGGATTAACCATCTACGGAACTGCCAAAAACAAAACATCGGTAATATCGTTTAATTTAGATGGTATTCACCCCTACGATGTTGGTACCATTTTAGATAAATTAGGCATTGCAGTTCGTACAGGGCATCATTGTGCACAACCCATAATGAGTTTTTATAACATTCCCGGAACCGTAAGAGCTTCCTTTGCTTTTTACAATACCAAAGCCGAAGTTGATGCTTTAGTTTTAGGTATTAAAAAAGCTAAAATGATGCTTTCCTAAAAGCATTTCCGATACTACATCATTTAAAAAATTGAATTGTTAAAAAAATAACAGAGATTACATTATTGTTTAGTATTTAACACTTTTTGTTAAAAAAAGTTAAATATTTTCAAAAAAAGATATATCTTAATCCACGACTAATTCAAATTTTTATTAAAAATGAAAAGAATATTTTTAAGCATGGCTGCTTTAGCCTTGATTTTTATTGCCTGTGAAGGCGACAAAACTGCAGTTAATGAAACATCTCAAGAAGCTGTAGACATGAGCGATTTTTATGTTTACACAGAGGGAAGTGCAGATGTAACTTCAAAATCTACAAAATCTAAGGAAAAACTTAAAACCTGTTACACCATGGATGTGTTAAACAGACAATTAAGCGAAAATCCAGATTTAGAGAAAAAAATGTATGATATTGAATACCACACCAGAAAATTCATAAACGCTAAAGGTAAACCAGGTGGCGGTACTGGCGGCGGTGGCGGTGGTTCTAATGGAGAAACCGATATTGATGTAACGCCTATACAAGATGGCTTAGGAACCATAAACATTCCTGTTTATGTGCACATTGTACTTCCTAATACAGCCGTTGTATCGAATTCACAAATTACATCTCAAATAAATGTTTTAAATAG contains the following coding sequences:
- the sufC gene encoding Fe-S cluster assembly ATPase SufC: MLKIENLHARVEDKAILRGINLEVKPGEVHAIMGPNGSGKSTLSSVIAGKEEYEVTDGEIIFENEDIAELAAEERAHKGIFLSFQYPVEIPGVSVTNFMKTAINETRKAKGLDEMPAKDMLKLIREKSELLEIDRKFLSRSLNEGFSGGEKKRNEIFQMAMLEPKLAILDETDSGLDIDALRIVANGVNKLKSKDNAVIVITHYQRLLDYIVPDFVHVLYNGRIVKSGGKELAHELEEKGYDWIKEEVNA
- the sufD gene encoding Fe-S cluster assembly protein SufD translates to MDLKDKLITSFLAFEEAVDVNTYVHDLRSDAIKIFEEKGFPSKKEEAWKYTSLNSVLKQDYNLFPKKENAIEYSDVKKYFIHDIDSYKIVFIDGKYSSHLSRTTHDGMDICLMSAAFSKPKYRLIIENYFNKAATKDSLPSLNTAFSSEGAYIHIPKNKIVEKPIQIIYFSTGDESAIMLQPRNLIVVDENSHVQIIERHQSLSDNAVLTNSVTEVFTAKRAIVDYYKIQNDNENATLLDNTFISQKQESHASVHTFAFGGKLIRNNLNFYQNGERIDSTLKGVTIIGDKQHVDHNTLVHHIEPNCESHQDYKGIFTDASTGVFNGKIIVEKEAQKTNAFQANNNILLSDKASINTKPQLEIFADDVKCSHGCTIGQLDESAMFYMRSRGIPEKEAKGLLMYAFSNNVLSSVKIPEIKQRITKIIANKLGVNIGFDL
- a CDS encoding aminotransferase class V-fold PLP-dependent enzyme; this translates as MFNVENIRKDFPILSRKVNGKDLVYLDNAATSQTPKQVIDVIVDYYSNYNANIHRGVHALSQEATDKYEQARHKIQAHFNAKHAHEIIFTSGTTHSINLVANGFTSILKPEDNIIVSALEHHSNIVPWQMLCERTGAQLKVIPMNQAGELIMSQYDNLLTENTKLVFVNHVSNALGTINPIEYIIEKAHQVGAAVLIDGAQSTPHIKPDVQALNVDFYVASAHKLCGPTGQGMLYGKEDWLKKLPPYQGGGEMIAEVTFEKTTYADLPHKFEAGTPNICGGIAFGAAIDYMNSIGFEAIANYEHELLEYATAQLLQIEGLTIYGTAKNKTSVISFNLDGIHPYDVGTILDKLGIAVRTGHHCAQPIMSFYNIPGTVRASFAFYNTKAEVDALVLGIKKAKMMLS